The Bosea sp. AS-1 region GTCCTTGAGCTGCTGGCCGTGCTGCATCGAGCAGGCCGAGTGATAGGCGATAGGCATGGCGACATCGCGCACGGCCGAAAGCTCCAGCGTCTCCAGGAACTCGGTGACGTCCTTCGCCAGCGCCGAAACCGCCGCCGCCTTCTCGGCATAGGCCGGCTCGTTGCGGAACATGAAGCCGTAATCCTTGATCGTCGTGCCGCAGCCCGAAGCCGTGATCAGGATGGCGTCGAGCCCTTCGCCGTCGATCTCCGCGGTCCAGGCGTCGATGTTCTTCCGGGCGAAGGCGAGCGCATCGTGCTCCTGCCCCATATGGTGGACGAGCGCGCCGCAGCAGCCCTCCCCCTTCGGCAGCACGACCTCGACGCCGTGGCGGTTGAGCAGGCGGATCGTCGCTTCGTTGATCGCCGGATCGAGCACGGGCTGGGCGCAGCCAGAGAGCAGTGCGACACGCTTCCTGCGTTCAGCCGGCGGCGGAAAGCTCTGAGGCCCCTCCATCGCCGAACGCGTCGGCAGGCGAGCGGGCGCCAGGGCCAGCATCGCTTTCAGGCGCGGCCCGAAGACGGGCAGCACGCCGAGAACGGGAGCGAGCGGCTTCACCGGCAGTGCTGCCAGCATCGCCGCGCGGAAACGGCCTGGATAAGGCAGGATTGCCGCCAGCACCTTGCGCAGCAGCCGGTCATGCCAGGAGCGCGTGTAGGTTTCCTCGATATGGGCGCGGGCATGGTCGACGAGGTGCATGTAATGCACGCCCGACGGACAGGTCGTCATGCAGGAAAGGCAGGAGAGGCAACGGTCGACATGCTTCACCACCTCTTCGGTGGCAGGCTTACCGTTCTCCAGCATGTCCTTGATCAGGTAGATGCGCCCGCGCGGGGAATCGAGTTCATCGCCGAGCAGGAGATAGGTCGGGCAGGTCGCGGTGCAGAAGCCGCAATGCACGCAGGTGCGCAGGATCTTCTCCGAGGCCGGCATGCGCGGATCGGAGGCAAGACGCTCGGGGGTGAAATTGGTCTGCATGGCGCGTCAGGCTCCACCCTGCCAGGCTTTGATCCAGTCCATCGGCCAGAGCAGCATGATGACGTTGAGGGTCAGGTTGTCACGGATCAGCCAGCCGACGATCAGCTCCATCGCAAGCGCGCTCGAAACCGTCAGCCAGACCGGTGCCAGACGGGCGATTACAAAGCCGAGCACCATCGAGAGAATGTCGCAGACTGAATTCAGGACGCTGTCGCCGTAATAGTCGAGCGAGATCGTCGCCGAGCGGTAATGGTCGATCACGGCCGGCGAGTTCTCGGTGATCTCCCAGGCGCTCTCAACCACAATGGAAAGCAGGAGGGCTACGCCGAAGCTGATCGGCAGGCCGGTGACGCGACGGATCAGCCAGAACAGCCCGTAGAACAGAAAGCCGTGGATGATGTGCGAGAAGGTGTACCAGTCGGCGATATGCTGGGAATTCTCGGAGGAGAAGACCTGTCCCTGCCAGAACTTCACATAACCGCATTTGCAGATCGGCTCGCGCCCCATGGCGAGCAGGATCGCTGCGGCAACAGCCACCAGCAGCAGCGCCAGCCCGGCAATGGCAAGCGGCCTGAGACGCCCCTGCGCCCAGCTCGCGTGCGGCGCGGCGAAGTCAGTGGAAACCGGTTCGGTCAGCGCCATCAAACCCCCGCATACATCCGGCCGGGCTCCAAGATGCCGGCCGGATCGAAGCTCTTCTTGATACCGGCCGTCACGCGCATCAGCGGCTCGGATAGCTGCTGGAAGACGTCGACCGAGGCTCGCACGGCATCCGGCGCCCGCACCAGCGTCGCATAGCCGCCGAGCGGCTTCAGCGCAGCGCGGATGGCCGAAGCGCCAGCATCACCATCGGCCGGAACCGCCAGCCAGACCAGCCCGCCACCCCAGTCGTAGAACCAGCGCGCACCCGGCAGCATGCGTGCGATCGCGCTTGCGGCTTTCGGGCCGTCGGTCGGCTTGAGCGACAGGCGCCAGACCGCCTCTTGCGTCCCGGCGAAGAAGTTCGCGTCGCGGATATGGCGCCAGAGCGCGGCCATGGGCTCGCCTTCGAGCTTGTCGGGCACCCCATATTCGCCGAGCAGCAGCGAAAGCTCGCCAGAGCGGTACTCGATCGAATCCGGAAAGTTCTCCAGCCGCAGGAGCGTCAGCGCCTCCTCGCCGGCGAGGCCGGCGGGCAGATGCGCCGCCGCCATCGGCTCGAAGGGCGAGCCCAGCGCCTTGGACAAGAGCGCGACGCCCTGTCCGTCCGAGAGGCCGCGCCATTGCAGGGTCGCGATTGCGGCAGGCTTCGGCAGCACGCGGAAGGTGACTTCGGTCAGAAAGCCGAGCGTGCCGTAGCTGCCGCAGACGAGCTTCACGAGGTCGAGGCCGGTGACGTTCTTCATCACCCGCCCGCCCGACTTCACCATCTCGCCGCGGCCATTGACCATGCGGATGCCGATCAGGGAATCGCGCGCCGCGCCGGCATTGATGCGGCGCGGGCCGGAGATGTTGCAGGCGGCGACGGCGCCGATCGTCGGCGTGCCGTCAGAGCCGAGGAGCGGGCGGTGATCCATCGGCTCGAAGGGCAGCATCTGGCCACGTTCGGCCAGCGTTTCCTGCACCAGTTGCAGCGGCGTGCCGGCGCGGGCGGCGATGACCATCTCGGCCGGCTCGTAGAGGGTGATGCCGGTGAGGCCACCGCTGGAAAGCGTGCTCGCGACCTGGGCCGGGCGCCCCAGATCTGCGCGGGTGCCGCCACCACGCAGGACCAGCGGCACGCGGTTGTCGACGACGGATTTCACGACGGCGCAGGCCTGCGCCTCGGTAGTGGGAGTGTGGACGATCACGCCGCGATCCGTCCTTCCAGCGGGAAGACCTTTGCCGGGTTGAGCAGCCACCCCGTGTCGAACACCGCCCTCACCCGCATCTGCTGGGCGAGATCGGCCTCGTTGAACTGGAAGGTCATCAGGTCGCGCTTCTCGATACCGACGCCGTGCTCGCCGGTCAGGCAGCCGCCGACCTCGACGCAGAGCTTGAGGATGTCCATGCCGGCGTCCTCCGCCTTCTGCGCCTCGACCGGGTCGTTGCAATTGTAGAGGATCAGTGGATGGAGATTGCCGTCGCCGGCGTGGAAGACGTTGGCGACGCGCAGGCCATAGCTCTTCACGATCTCGTCCATGCGGCGCAGCACGAGCGGCAGCTGACCGGTCGGAATGGTGCCGTCCATGCAGATGTAGTCGGCGATGCGCCCGGTGGCGCCGAAGGCCGATTTGCGGCCTTTCCAGATCGCCGCCGCCTCCATCGCCGATTTCGATTCCTTGACGGTGGTGACGCCGTGCTCGCGGGCGATCGCGACAATGCGGGCAAGCTGGGCGTCCATCTCCGCATCGGAGCCCTCGACCTCGATGATCAGCAGTGCGCCGCAATCCATCGGATAGCCGGCCTTGGCGAAGGCCTCGCAGATCTCGACGGCCGGCTTGTCCATGAACTCCATCGCGACCGGAATGATCCCGGCGCCGATGATGGCGGCAACCGCCGCTCCCGCCTGCTCGCTGCTCGGGAAGCCGAAGAGCACGGGTCGCGCGCCTTCCGCCGAGCGCAGGATGCGCACCGTCGCCTCGGTGACGATGCCGAGCTGGCCTTCCGAGCCGTTGATCAGGCCAAGCAGATCGTAACCCGGCGAATCGAGATGGCCGCCGCCGATCTCGACGACGCTGCCATCGAGCATCACCATGGTGACGCCGAGGACGTTGTTGGTCGTGACGCCGTATTTCAGGCAATGCGCTCCGCCCGAGTTCATGCCGATATTGCCGCCGATCGAGCAGGCGAGCTGGGAGGACGGGTCCGGCGCATAAAAGAAGCCCTCAGCCGAGACCGCGCCCGTCACGGCAAGGTTGGTGACGCCGGCCTGCACCCTGGCGACGCGGTTGGCGTAGTCGATCTCGAGGATGCGATTCATCTTCGAGACGCCGA contains the following coding sequences:
- the glcF gene encoding glycolate oxidase subunit GlcF, producing the protein MQTNFTPERLASDPRMPASEKILRTCVHCGFCTATCPTYLLLGDELDSPRGRIYLIKDMLENGKPATEEVVKHVDRCLSCLSCMTTCPSGVHYMHLVDHARAHIEETYTRSWHDRLLRKVLAAILPYPGRFRAAMLAALPVKPLAPVLGVLPVFGPRLKAMLALAPARLPTRSAMEGPQSFPPPAERRKRVALLSGCAQPVLDPAINEATIRLLNRHGVEVVLPKGEGCCGALVHHMGQEHDALAFARKNIDAWTAEIDGEGLDAILITASGCGTTIKDYGFMFRNEPAYAEKAAAVSALAKDVTEFLETLELSAVRDVAMPIAYHSACSMQHGQQLKDGPKRLLSGAGFKVREVPEGHICCGSAGVYNILQPEIAGKLRERKIGNIERTKPMLVATGNIGCMTQLAKGFADKGATTPVVHTAELLDWATGGPLPEKLARAGIEDRPLRAQALAAAE
- a CDS encoding DUF2585 domain-containing protein, yielding MALTEPVSTDFAAPHASWAQGRLRPLAIAGLALLLVAVAAAILLAMGREPICKCGYVKFWQGQVFSSENSQHIADWYTFSHIIHGFLFYGLFWLIRRVTGLPISFGVALLLSIVVESAWEITENSPAVIDHYRSATISLDYYGDSVLNSVCDILSMVLGFVIARLAPVWLTVSSALAMELIVGWLIRDNLTLNVIMLLWPMDWIKAWQGGA
- a CDS encoding FAD-binding protein; amino-acid sequence: MIVHTPTTEAQACAVVKSVVDNRVPLVLRGGGTRADLGRPAQVASTLSSGGLTGITLYEPAEMVIAARAGTPLQLVQETLAERGQMLPFEPMDHRPLLGSDGTPTIGAVAACNISGPRRINAGAARDSLIGIRMVNGRGEMVKSGGRVMKNVTGLDLVKLVCGSYGTLGFLTEVTFRVLPKPAAIATLQWRGLSDGQGVALLSKALGSPFEPMAAAHLPAGLAGEEALTLLRLENFPDSIEYRSGELSLLLGEYGVPDKLEGEPMAALWRHIRDANFFAGTQEAVWRLSLKPTDGPKAASAIARMLPGARWFYDWGGGLVWLAVPADGDAGASAIRAALKPLGGYATLVRAPDAVRASVDVFQQLSEPLMRVTAGIKKSFDPAGILEPGRMYAGV
- a CDS encoding FAD-linked oxidase C-terminal domain-containing protein encodes the protein MSAIAFPAPDAGILARRESIVAGLARLVPPQALITSDDERRPYETDALTAYRRLPLAVVLPSTTQEVAAVLRYCLEQGVPVVPRGSGTSLSGGAIPQEDAVVIGVSKMNRILEIDYANRVARVQAGVTNLAVTGAVSAEGFFYAPDPSSQLACSIGGNIGMNSGGAHCLKYGVTTNNVLGVTMVMLDGSVVEIGGGHLDSPGYDLLGLINGSEGQLGIVTEATVRILRSAEGARPVLFGFPSSEQAGAAVAAIIGAGIIPVAMEFMDKPAVEICEAFAKAGYPMDCGALLIIEVEGSDAEMDAQLARIVAIAREHGVTTVKESKSAMEAAAIWKGRKSAFGATGRIADYICMDGTIPTGQLPLVLRRMDEIVKSYGLRVANVFHAGDGNLHPLILYNCNDPVEAQKAEDAGMDILKLCVEVGGCLTGEHGVGIEKRDLMTFQFNEADLAQQMRVRAVFDTGWLLNPAKVFPLEGRIAA